In Tribolium castaneum strain GA2 chromosome 4, icTriCast1.1, whole genome shotgun sequence, one DNA window encodes the following:
- the LOC656823 gene encoding uridine phosphorylase 1 isoform X1, protein MSKVENGDEHDNFYHCEENETKETCNKCEVAKFRYPDGTVRLRNPHIELMDQDILYHLALGSGSHDLVEMFGDVKFVCMGGTPKRMEAFAYYIMKEIGHKLPTGTTLQDISQYSYRYSMFKVGPVLSVSHGMGIPSIGILLHEIIKLMYHSKARDPIFFRIGTCGGIGLEGGTVVISDDAVDEMGNHYYQVPMLGKPVRRPAKLDKRLVRELKGLADPEDPYDTIIGTTMCANDFYEGQGRTDGAFCDYTESEKMEYLTGLQSNGVKNIEMEVIPFAALTHHAGIRAAVVCVALLDRLKGDQVCAPKEVLDEWQIRPQKLVARYIRRYLQTKGRISFDGHGSMAVKSPRRFKLVQQESETFD, encoded by the exons ATGAGCAAAGTAGAGAATGGAGACGAACACGATAATTTCTACCACTGCGAAGAGAACGAAACGAAAGAAACGTGTAACAAGTGTGAAGTAGCCAAGTTTag ATATCCTGATGGCACCGTTCGGCTCAGGAATCCCCACATTGAACTCATGGACCAGGACATTCTCTACCACCTGGCTCTAGGAAGCGGCTCACACGATCTAGTCGAAATGTTCGGCGACGTAAAA ttCGTCTGCATGGGAGGGACTCCGAAACGCATGGAGGCCTTCGCCTACTACATAATGAAAGAAATCGGCCACAAGCTCCCGACAGGAACCACCTTGCAAGACATCAGCCAATATTCATACCGTTACAGTATGTTCAAAGTCGGTCCTGTCTTGTCCGTTAGC CATGGTATGGGTATCCCATCCATTGGAATCCTACTCCACGAAATAATCAAACTGATGTACCATTCGAAAGCCCGTGATCCGATTTTTTTCCGAATCGGCACTTGCGGAGGAATCGGTCTCGAAGGTGGTACTGTGGTAATTTCCGACGACGCTGTAGATGAAATGGGAAACCATTATTATCAAGTG CCAATGTTAGGAAAACCAGTTCGAAGACCAGCAAAGTTAGACAAACGTTTAGTTCGGGAATTGAAGGGTTTAGCCGATCCTGAGGACCCGTACGATACTATTATTGGAACCACGATGTGTGCCAACGATTTCTACGAAG ggcAGGGACGCACTGATGGGGCTTTTTGCGACTACACTGAGTCCGAAAAAATGGAATACTTGACGGGGTTGCAAAGCAACGGGGTGAAAAATATCGAGATGGAGGTTATACCCTTTGCTGCGTTGACCCATCATGCTGGGATAAGGGCAGCCGTGGTGTGTGTTGCTTTGCTGGATCGGTTGAAGGGGGACCAG gTTTGTGCCCCTAAAGAAGTGCTGGATGAGTGGCAGATCAGACCTCAGAAGCTAGTTGCGCGGTATATTCGCCGGTACTTGCAAACCAAAGGGAGGATTTCGTTCGATGGCCATGGTTCCATGGCTGTTAAAAGTCCGCGACGTTTCAAACTAGTCCAGCAAGAGTCTGAgacttttgattaa
- the LOC656570 gene encoding nose resistant to fluoxetine protein 6: MLIRLLFVFNGLVIVKSLNQALVGQSVLYGISHLAKENANFSTCLEQLAHFYDAVEDHQTWALKALDASGSPGSGFFYGNNLWLGSYAQCEDLSNTKPFEISYESVRRPNATLYDFPPFNLGFAVAYFEHNSTLQHHTQLPLEFTIQLGLCIPQTCSTHDLHPLLENYVNQRSLTAQNLYNLNLNLTMIRSLEPTGLWLLQLPKTIIFLSLVSTVLILTIIGTCYDVRKHKLAKNLITGHRGNLTGKQSSSVELVSNSSSEVETIGTFGAILKCFSMYSNVKNLVKTDLPPESVTVIHGLKFFGMLWVIMVHAVFYQSDYLSNVPTAYRLSEDIFAQILSNSTYSVDTYLFLSGFLLAYLFFKSRANHDSVLRKVSQFFMMFLNRFLRLTPPYVFVILMTDVMYTYYRKASVLYSSERNEELCPKYWWRNLLYINNLYPRSEMCLSWSWYLSVDTQFFTVVSFLLILSTSKFKISAALTVLLIIGNVLATTYKSYTIRYIPTMDEQLTELDAIYDLPWNRIGPYLIGVVTAYIYVIKLKQKLVLKERTRIILWTLFPLLNLWILFTLYTRNLSVEFSAVYMGVSRTLWGIGLGWLIIACSTGNARALEKFLSFRGWIPLSRLTYCAYLLNPLLANMIYMGSNSSLNASKASFGVTTQGVAMTTYFLAFFMSVLIESPSILLTKMMFNKLVKSRNANAA, translated from the exons ATGTTGATTCGATtactttttgtgtttaatGGACTCGTGATAGTTAAAAGTCTTAACCAAGCCCTTGTGGGCCAGTCTGTGCTCTACGGAATATCGCATCTAGCCAAAGAAAACGCCAATTTTTCAACATGTCTTGAGCAGTTGGCCCATTTTTACGACGCGGTGGAAGACCACCAAACCTGGGCCCTAAAAG CTCTTGATGCTAGTGGTAGCCCAGGCTCCGGTTTTTTCTACGGAAATAACTTATGGCTGGGCTCTTACGCCCAATGTGAGGACTTATCAAACACCAAACCCTTTGAAATCAGCTACGAGAGTGTTAGACGCCCCAATGCCACCCTTTACGACTTCCCTCCATTTAATTTAGGTTTCGCTGTGGCTTATTTCGAGCACAACAGCACGCTCCAGCATCACACGCAACTACCTTTGGAG TTCACGATACAACTTGGCCTGTGCATCCCCCAAACTTGCTCAACTCATGACTTACACCCCTTACTTGAGAATTATGTAAACCAGCGATCTTTAACCGCCCAAAACTTATACAACCTGAACCTAAATCTCACAATGATTCGCTCATTAGAACCGACCGGGTTATGGCTACTTCAATTACCAAAAACCATAATCTTCCT ATCCTTGGTCTCCACTGTGCTAATTTTGACCATCATTGGCACGTGCTACGACGTACGAAAGCACAAACTGGCCAAAAATCTAATCACAGGACATCGGGGCAACCTCACAGGAAAACAGAGCTCGAGTGTTGAACTCGTTTCAAATTCCTCCTCAGAAGTCGAAACTATAGGCACATTTGGCgcaattttgaaatgtttctCGATGTATTCCAACGTGAAAAATCTGGTCAAAACCGACTTGCCCCCAGAGTCGGTCACGGTAATCCACGGGCTGAAATTTTTCGGGATGTTGTGGGTGATTATGGTGCATGCTGTTTTCTACCAGTCGGATTATTTGAGCAATGTGCCAACAGCGTACCGACTATCTGAGGATATTTTCGCCCAAATATTGAGCAATTCGACGTATTCGGTCGACACGTATTTATTTCTGAG CGGGTTTTTGTTGgcttatttgtttttcaaatcgAGGGCGAACCACGACTCGGTTCTTCGGAAGGTTTCGCAATTTTTCATGATGTTCCTCAACCGATTTTTAAGACTAACACCACCTTACGTATTTGTTATATTGATGACTGATGTTATGTATACGTACTATCGCAAAGCTTCGGTGCTTTATTCCAGCGAACGCAACGAGGAGCTTTGCCCCAAATATTGGTGGCGAAATTTGTTGTACATTAATAACTTGTACCCGAGGTCTGAGATGTGTCTGAGCTGGTCGTGGTATTTGTCAGTTGATACTCAGTTCTTTACGGTCGTTTCGTTTTTACTCATTTTGTCAACAAg caaatttaaaatttcagccGCTTTAACAGTTCTCTTAATAATTGGGAATGTTTTGGCCACGACTTACAAGTCTTACACTATTCGCTACATTCCAAC tatgGATGAGCAACTGACTGAGCTTGACGCAATTTATGACTTGCCGTGGAACAGAATTGGGCCATATTTAATTGGAGTTGTTACGGCTTACATTtacgtaattaaattaaaacaaaaactggTTTTGAAAGAA AGAACCCGTATTATATTGTGGACTTTGTTTCCGCTCCTCAATTTATGGATTTTGTTTACTTTGTACACTAGAAATTTATCGGTAGAGTTTTCTGCAGTGTACATGGGAGTGTCAAGGACTCTGTGGGGGATTGGTTTAGGGTGGCTTATCATCGCGTGTTCCACAGGAAACGCAC GAGCTTTAGAGAAATTCCTTTCGTTTCGAGGTTGGATTCCGCTAAGCCGTTTGACATACTGTGCATATTTGCTGAATCCTCTTCTAGCTAACATGATATACATGGGGTCTAATAGTAGTTTAAACGCCTCCAAAGCTTCATTC GGCGTCACGACGCAAGGAGTCGCAATGACGACTTATTTCCTGGCATTTTTCATGTCAGTGTTAATTGAATCACCCAGTATTTTACTCACCAAAATGATGTTCAATAAGTTGGTAAAGTCGAGGAATGCGAACGCGGCTTAA
- the LOC100142058 gene encoding keratin, type I cytoskeletal 9: MGKLIVLLSFTLAVLAQEELAKPVYKYRYATEDVMNTAASTIPIHGYHVVEGGYYPGAMGMGGMGLGYGGYGGGIGMGGAGMMGAGKFIGGMGGAGMMGGAGLGGAGLVAAPLLHHGYGGEFIDKNVYSGEKKNLNDEAFEKASGKKGEEFNAGKEGFTKGVAAVKNNKGESAYFNDAKGAKKMAEDGKAYYGGQHFDKEGKHGGQFNEKKGHKKGHVIKGFKSSHHKDETGKTEEFYDEENDEGAKLNFNGEAGSFGEKGASQFKGGHEAGEFAEGAAKKAGHFDNEHFVDNSNAGHGNYGEKKYGGSGSVYGVNNGIDQHSLLGHQENSKIYKHFPHHVPFY, from the coding sequence ATGGGCAAGTTGATCGTCCTGCTTAGCTTCACCCTTGCAGTCCTTGCCCAGGAGGAGCTCGCCAAACCCGTCTACAAATACCGCTACGCTACGGAAGATGTGATGAACACCGCCGCCTCCACCATCCCCATCCATGGCTACCACGTCGTGGAGGGTGGCTACTACCCTGGAGCCATGGGCATGGGAGGAATGGGCCTTGGCTATGGCGGCTACGGGGGTGGAATTGGCATGGGCGGAGCTGGGATGATGGGAGCCGGTAAATTCATTGGAGGCATGGGAGGAGCTGGAATGATGGGAGGAGCAGGACTTGGGGGAGCTGGACTCGTTGCTGCACCTCTCCTCCACCACGGATACGGCGGTGAATTCATCGACAAGAACGTCTACAGCGGCGAAAAGAAGAACTTGAACGATGAAGCTTTCGAAAAAGCGAGCGGGAAGAAAGGCGAAGAGTTCAATGCTGGGAAAGAAGGTTTCACGAAAGGAGTTGCCGCAGTGAAGAACAACAAGGGCGAATCGGCCTATTTCAACGATGCCAAAGGTGCCAAGAAAATGGCTGAAGACGGTAAAGCTTACTACGGAGGTCAACACTTCGACAAAGAAGGGAAACACGGTGGTCAATTCAACGAGAAGAAAGGGCACAAGAAGGGACATGTCATCAAAGGGTTCAAATCCTCGCACCATAAGGACGAAACCGGCAAAACCGAAGAATTCTACGATGAGGAGAATGACGAAGGTGCGAAACTTAACTTCAACGGAGAAGCTGGAAGCTTTGGCGAGAAAGGCGCTTCGCAATTCAAGGGAGGTCACGAAGCTGGGGAATTTGCCGAAGGAGCTGCCAAGAAAGCAGGACACTTCGATAACGAACACTTTGTTGATAACAGCAATGCTGGACATGGAAACTACGGGGAGAAGAAATATGGAGGGAGCGGGTCTGTCTATGGTGTTAATAATGGTATTGACCAACATAGTTTGTTGGGACACCAAGAAAATAGCAAGATCTACAAACATTTCCCACACCATGTGCCGTTCTACTGA
- the Tsp97E gene encoding tetraspanin-13 isoform X1, with amino-acid sequence MCGGFTCSKNALIALNVLYIVVAFILIGVAVYGRAASLVTNLPIIGGILACGIILFLISVLGLLGAVKHHQVMLFFYMVILFLLFLIQFSVACACLGVNIAQQEQLAEQGWSRVDNNTRMEVQEVFTCCGFAESIDKTIAPPSCENVNAKCCLNPNEKNCVCPPCMQKLQDTINYAFKLCGWIGLFFSLTEIAGVVLTRRYRNLTDPDEKLATAIFPRHNFTY; translated from the exons ATGTGCGGGGGATTTACGTGttcaaaaaatgcattaattGCATTAAACGTCTTGTATATA GTAGTGGCTTTTATCCTGATTGGGGTCGCAGTTTACGGTCGAGCCGCGTCTTTGGTCACAAATTTGCCCATTATCGGAGGAATTTTGGCATGTGGGAtcattttatttctaatttccGTTTTGGGGCTCCTAGGGGCCGTCAAACACCACCAAGTGATGCTATTTTTC TACatggttattttatttttgctgtttCTCATCCAATTCTCAGTTGCTTGCGCTTGCTTGGGGGTGAATATCGCCCAGCAGGAGCAACTAGCTGAGCAAGGGTGGAGCCGTGTTGATAACAACACGCGAATGGAGGTACAAGAAGTGTTCACTTGTTGTGGATTTGCCGAATCCATTGATAAGACTATCGCACCGCCAAGTTGTGAAAATGTTAACGCGAAATGTTGCCTCAATCctaacgaaaaaaattgcgtATGTCCACCGTGTAtgcaaaaattgcaagacacaattaattacgCCTTTAAATTGTGTGGGTGGATTGGACTCTTCTTCAGCTTGACTGAG ataGCAGGTGTAGTTTTGACGAGAAGATACCGTAATTTGACAGATCCGGACGAAAAGCTAGCCACAGCAATTTTCCCTCGCCATAATTTTACATATTGA
- the LOC656823 gene encoding uridine phosphorylase 1 isoform X2 codes for MSDEERDEYPDGTVRLRNPHIELMDQDILYHLALGSGSHDLVEMFGDVKFVCMGGTPKRMEAFAYYIMKEIGHKLPTGTTLQDISQYSYRYSMFKVGPVLSVSHGMGIPSIGILLHEIIKLMYHSKARDPIFFRIGTCGGIGLEGGTVVISDDAVDEMGNHYYQVPMLGKPVRRPAKLDKRLVRELKGLADPEDPYDTIIGTTMCANDFYEGQGRTDGAFCDYTESEKMEYLTGLQSNGVKNIEMEVIPFAALTHHAGIRAAVVCVALLDRLKGDQVCAPKEVLDEWQIRPQKLVARYIRRYLQTKGRISFDGHGSMAVKSPRRFKLVQQESETFD; via the exons atgtcgGACGAGGAGAGGGACGA ATATCCTGATGGCACCGTTCGGCTCAGGAATCCCCACATTGAACTCATGGACCAGGACATTCTCTACCACCTGGCTCTAGGAAGCGGCTCACACGATCTAGTCGAAATGTTCGGCGACGTAAAA ttCGTCTGCATGGGAGGGACTCCGAAACGCATGGAGGCCTTCGCCTACTACATAATGAAAGAAATCGGCCACAAGCTCCCGACAGGAACCACCTTGCAAGACATCAGCCAATATTCATACCGTTACAGTATGTTCAAAGTCGGTCCTGTCTTGTCCGTTAGC CATGGTATGGGTATCCCATCCATTGGAATCCTACTCCACGAAATAATCAAACTGATGTACCATTCGAAAGCCCGTGATCCGATTTTTTTCCGAATCGGCACTTGCGGAGGAATCGGTCTCGAAGGTGGTACTGTGGTAATTTCCGACGACGCTGTAGATGAAATGGGAAACCATTATTATCAAGTG CCAATGTTAGGAAAACCAGTTCGAAGACCAGCAAAGTTAGACAAACGTTTAGTTCGGGAATTGAAGGGTTTAGCCGATCCTGAGGACCCGTACGATACTATTATTGGAACCACGATGTGTGCCAACGATTTCTACGAAG ggcAGGGACGCACTGATGGGGCTTTTTGCGACTACACTGAGTCCGAAAAAATGGAATACTTGACGGGGTTGCAAAGCAACGGGGTGAAAAATATCGAGATGGAGGTTATACCCTTTGCTGCGTTGACCCATCATGCTGGGATAAGGGCAGCCGTGGTGTGTGTTGCTTTGCTGGATCGGTTGAAGGGGGACCAG gTTTGTGCCCCTAAAGAAGTGCTGGATGAGTGGCAGATCAGACCTCAGAAGCTAGTTGCGCGGTATATTCGCCGGTACTTGCAAACCAAAGGGAGGATTTCGTTCGATGGCCATGGTTCCATGGCTGTTAAAAGTCCGCGACGTTTCAAACTAGTCCAGCAAGAGTCTGAgacttttgattaa
- the LOC656733 gene encoding uridine phosphorylase 1, whose translation MNCANQNGEVSETRNPDGTLRLRNPNIENLKEDILYHLALSTVSHDLVKMFGDVKFVCMGGTAKRMEHLAQYLQSEINYELPIGTSLCDLTEKSHRFAMYKVGPILCVNHGMGVPSIGILLHEITKLMYHAKVKNPIFFRIGTCGGIGLKEGTVIVAKSVVDEMGNTFHTQKICGKVVQRPAKLDQQLVKELTSLRKSDDTFNVVEGVTMCADDFYEGQGRTDGAFCDHTEEDKVNYLNELVKRGVTNIEMEATAFAALTHYAGIKAALINVALVNRLNGDQVTTPKETLLEWQNHPQILVGRYIKKVLRSETLV comes from the exons ATGAACTGTGCGAATCAAAACGGAGAAGTCAGCGAAACCAG AAATCCGGACGGAACTCTGCGTTTACGAAACCCTAATATCGAAAATCTGAAAGAGGATATTTTGTACCACCTAGCACTAAGTACAGTGTCTCACGATTTGGTCAAAATGTTTGGTGATGTGAAA tttgttTGTATGGGAGGCACAGCGAAACGGATGGAGCACCTCGCGCAATATTTACAATCCGAGATTAATTACGAACTGCCAATTGGGACGTCCCTGTGCGATTTAACCGAAAAATCGCACCGATTTGCAATGTACAAAGTTGGACCGATTCTATGTGTCAAT CACGGAATGGGGGTCCCTTCAATCGGAATTTTACTCCACGAAATTACCAAACTCATGTACCAtgctaaagtaaaaaatccGATTTTTTTCCGGATTGGGACGTGTGGCGGCATTGGGCTTAAAGAAGGCACCGTTATCGTGGCCAAAAGTGTTGTTGATGAAATGGGCAACACGTTTCACACTCAA AAAATTTGTGGGAAGGTGGTCCAAAGACCGGCAAAATTGGACCAACAGTTGGTCAAAGAATTGACCAGTTTGAGAAAATCCGACGATACATTTAACGTTGTCGAAGGTGTGACAATGTGTGCCGATGATTTCTACGAAG GTCAAGGGCGAACTGATGGGGCCTTTTGTGACCACACCGAAGAGGACAAAGTTAATTATTTGAATGAGCTGGTGAAGCGAGGAGTCACAAACATTGAAATGGAAGCCACGGCTTTCGCCGCTTTGACTCACTATGCCGGCATTAAAGCAGCTTTGATAAATGTGGCCTTAGTTAATCGTTTAAATGGGGATCAGGTCACAACTCCGAAAGAAACATTGTTAGAGTGGCAAAACCATCCACAAATTCTCGTCGGACGGTACATCAAAAAAGTCTTACGATCAGAGACACTTgtctaa
- the Tsp97E gene encoding tetraspanin-13 isoform X2: MCGGFTCSKNALIALNVLYIVVAFILIGVAVYGRAASLVTNLPIIGGILACGIILFLISVLGLLGAVKHHQVMLFFYMVILFLLFLIQFSVACACLGVNIAQQEQLAEQGWSRVDNNTRMEVQEVFTCCGFAESIDKTIAPPSCENVNAKCCLNPNEKNCVCPPCMQKLQDTINYAFKLCGWIGLFFSLTEFMGVLLTVRYRNQKDPRANPSAFL; the protein is encoded by the exons ATGTGCGGGGGATTTACGTGttcaaaaaatgcattaattGCATTAAACGTCTTGTATATA GTAGTGGCTTTTATCCTGATTGGGGTCGCAGTTTACGGTCGAGCCGCGTCTTTGGTCACAAATTTGCCCATTATCGGAGGAATTTTGGCATGTGGGAtcattttatttctaatttccGTTTTGGGGCTCCTAGGGGCCGTCAAACACCACCAAGTGATGCTATTTTTC TACatggttattttatttttgctgtttCTCATCCAATTCTCAGTTGCTTGCGCTTGCTTGGGGGTGAATATCGCCCAGCAGGAGCAACTAGCTGAGCAAGGGTGGAGCCGTGTTGATAACAACACGCGAATGGAGGTACAAGAAGTGTTCACTTGTTGTGGATTTGCCGAATCCATTGATAAGACTATCGCACCGCCAAGTTGTGAAAATGTTAACGCGAAATGTTGCCTCAATCctaacgaaaaaaattgcgtATGTCCACCGTGTAtgcaaaaattgcaagacacaattaattacgCCTTTAAATTGTGTGGGTGGATTGGACTCTTCTTCAGCTTGACTGAG TTTATGGGGGTGCTACTAACAGTGCGATACCGTAATCAGAAAGACCCCCGAGCTAACCCTAGCGCTTTCCTCTAG